In Zea mays cultivar B73 chromosome 7, Zm-B73-REFERENCE-NAM-5.0, whole genome shotgun sequence, the following proteins share a genomic window:
- the LOC103633234 gene encoding abnormal spindle-like microcephaly-associated protein homolog, which yields MSRREPDTSPFCDLSNLRTPRPNPKTVPPSPQFFTASKSALQAPTPTSLRRRRPGDGVPTPTPLGRRLHALEVDQSRSARRAESGRERALRTFSASASSWLSLLLRDPSACGCFPGFTGSAAAAQPWATGKRGALDGDRARGGRSPKRCRGGGDRGGERSKEMTPAMVAALRESLKDACSLEDVTERMEKHMSKGACEEVLFMMFQICKNIDEGRLKMKARCPLVTDLRLKEKATRVFMSYNPYWLRIGLHIVLGGDSLLQTGQGKRDKEVHFLKLILEKHMLSQIMTAKSCGNKKLVEEHHVQGYSDVLGNIILKRIFLLVVALDRTKIESTLPLEAGIDGLDGGSPLLFCHQSQIKSSRQIIQESLRETMHGEGDILVHLTTMGYKLNYQQPALSEYDFTMRNLFEDLQDGIILCRVVQLLLADASIISKVIVPSDTDKKRRSNCTTAIQYIKQARVPLSDSDGVTISAEDIAAGDKELILSLLWNMFIHMQLPLLASATSLARELTKLNVHVTEQQISENKPHMGLLYNWVQAICSKIGMTVESSSQLDRRALNCFINYYLNIDISPFKETPTGCRKELFTCHQLDTISDIAGWPSSEMGKVLSDVLQAVDIPASGILADGVLFDERSTILLLAFLSSHLTNDERLDQLKNLINMRLYKSADTKIAARRISRGKIDIKYHPSQTDKNDGACTNQEWAATIIQTQARSLIAKNKYCERKKAIFILQGALRAWSAIISNRNRSCLSIAASIPWQAQGNNRYFIFIMERHRFVQMRKSAIMIQLAVRIWIRGRKKFKNSDSFKSCEFLEGKTPPKISSIAPSPQEHCSGGDKTIASPTACKHCEHVLTVRASAAAPILYFDGMDSLDSTTPLQFSGNQSNFITSTTQLCKSEHDCRSCVVEKSNSVSVSKLVSADDIQCSSSICFPVCKELVAAQTIQSAYRRFLNNRNRITGAIKIQSHWRCYSVRKCFMKEIQAIVGIQTSIRVFLCYQAFQRHRLAAVLIQRVVRGWLARKRLLGSSSLRTYTRLCVVDQSQKRKCYQSLELNIVLDSVIRLQRCWRKFLLRQSVKTYVISIQSFVRGWLARKQLNQTFRCINIIQRWWRKVLQTRKRAVIVIQTRFRGWVARQDAIRTRNSICNIQRWWRKVLFLKLRKQAALVIQAHFRGWIARQVAFRTRKSITIIQSYVKAYLVRKASKQEVAHIRSRLQKSSSQVDDSMRLINRLVSALSQLHRCRSIHSIRQTCATLSTATEYSKKCCEKLVAAGAVDILLKQIYLLNRGIADQEVLKQVFLTLRNIARYSNLRQVLASTAESVEIIFQELLRNKADGFFIASDILKSLCESKEGRETVQALSHLIKRLRNLVHDLEKKVELDKRNGRTGAVKATNLRRLREAATLYHILTSGT from the exons ATGAGCCGCCGCGAGCCGGACACCTCCCCCTTCTGCGACCTCTCCAACCTCCGCACCCCGAGACCCAACCCCAAAACCGTACCTCCCTCGCCTCAGTTCTTCACCGCCTCCAAATCCGCCCTCCAGGCTCCCACTCCGACGTCACTCCGCCGCCGGAGGCCTGGCGACGGCGTCCCTACCCCGACGCCCCTCGGCCGCCGCCTCCACGCCCTCGAGGTCGACCAGTCGCGCTCCGCCCGCCGCGCCGAGTCCGGCCGTGAGCGCGCCCTCCGTACCTTTTCCGCCTCCGCCTCGTCATGGCTATCCCTCCTCCTACGCGACCCCTCCGCCTGCGGGTGCTTCCCAGGGTTCACCGGTTCCGCCGCGGCCGCGCAGCCCTGGGCTACGGGGAAACGCGGCGCGCTCGATGGAGACCGGGCGCGTGGGGGGCGCAGCCCGAAGAGGTGCCGCGGTGGTGGTGATCGCGGCGGAGAGAGGAGCAAGGAGATGACGCCGGCGATGGTGGCCGCGTTAAGGGAATCTCTTAAGGATGCGTGCAGCCTGGAGGATGTCACGGAGAGGATGGAGAAACACATGAGTAAGGGCGCGTGTGAGGAGGTGCTCTTTATGATGTTTCAAATTTGTAAG AACATCGATGAAGGCAGATTGAAGATGAAAGCACGGTGCCCCCTTGTTACTGACCTTAGGCTCAAAGAGAAAGCAACTAGGGTTTTCATGTCCTACAATCCATATTGGCTCAGGATTGGCTTGCATATTGTTCTCGGTGGTGATTCCTTGCTGCAGACTGGACAAGGAAAACGGGACAAGGAGGTTCATTTTCTAAAACTAATTTTGGAGAAGCATATGCTTTCTCAAATCATGACTGCAAAATCATGTGGTAACAAGAAGCTGGTAGAAGAGCACCATGTACAAGGTTACAGTGATGTGCTGGGCAATATTATATTGAAAAGAATTTTTCTTCTTGTTGTTGCACTAGACAGAACCAAAATAGAAAGTACTCTTCCTCTCGAAGCTGGAATCGATGGCCTTGATGGTGGATCCCCTCTTTTATTTTGTCACCAAAGTCAAATAAAATCTAGTCGTCAAATCATTCAAG AGTCTTTGAGGGAGACCATGCATGGAGAAGGTGACATTCTGGTACACCTCACAACTATGGGATATAAACTAAATTATCAACAG CCTGCTTTGTCAGAATATGATTTCACAATGAGGAATTTATTTGAAGATCTCCAAGATGGCATAATTCTTTGTAGAGTTGTTCAGCTGCTCCTCGCAGATGCATCAATCATTTCG AAAGTAATTGTTCCCTCAGATACAGACAAGAAGAGGCGAAGTAACTGCACCACTGCTATACAATATATCAAACAAGCTCGGGTTCCATTATCTGATTCTGATGGAGTCACAATTTCCGCGGAAGACATCGCTGCTGGGGATAAGGAGCTTATTCTTTCACTGCTGTGGAATATGTTCATCCATATGCAG CTACCGTTGTTAGCAAGCGCAACCTCGCTAGCTCGTGAACTAACCAAGCTAAACGTACATGTAACG GAACAACAAATATCTGAGAACAAGCCACACATGGGTTTGCTTTACAATTGGGTTCAG GCAATATGCTCAAAGATTGGCATGACTGTTGAAAGTTCATCTCAGTTAGACAGAAGAGCACTGAACTGTTTCATCAACTATTATTTGAATATTGATATTTCCCCCTTCAAG GAAACACCAACTGGATGCCGAAAGGAATTGTTCACCTGTCACCAACTTGATACTATATCAGATATCGCTGGCTGGCCATCCAGCGAGATGGGGAAAGTACTCTCCGATGTTCTTCAGGCAGTT GATATTCCAGCTAGTGGCATCCTAGCTGATGGTGTATTATTTGATGAGAGGAGTACCATTCTTTTGCTAGCATTCCTATCTTCGCATCTGACTAATGATGAAAGATTG GATCAACTAAAGAATTTGATCAACATGAGGTTGTACAAGAGTGCGGATACTAAGATTGCAGCAAGACGTATATCTCGAGGAAAGATTGATATAAAGTATCATCCATCTCAGACAGATAAAAATGATGGTGCATGCACCAACCAGG AGTGGGCTGCAACTATTATACAGACTCAGGCCAGAAGTCTTATTGCAAAGAATAAATATTGTGAGCGTAAGAAGGCAATATTTATCCTGCAAGGTGCTTTAAGGGCATGGTCAGCCATCATCTCGAACAGGAACCGTAGTTGTCTAAGTATTGCTGCCTCTATTCCCTGGCAAGCACAAG GAAACAACAGATATTTCATTTTTATAATGGAAAGGCATCGATTTGTTCAGATGAGAAAATCTGCCATTATGATTCAACTGGCTGTAAGGATTTGGATTAGAGGAAGAAAAAAATTTAAGAACAGTGATTCTTTCAAAAGCTGTGAGTTCCTTGAAGGTAAAACTCCACCCAAAATTAGTAGCATTGCTCCTTCCCCTCAGGAGCATTGTAGTGGTGGAGATAAAACAATAGCTTCGCCCACAGCATGCAAGCACTGTGAGCATGTGCTCACAGTGAGAGCTTCTGCTGCTGCTCCTATTCTTTATTTTGATGGCATGGACAGTCTAGACTCAACAACTCCACTACAGTTTAGCGGCAATCAAAGCAACTTTATAACTTCTACCACTCAGCTGTGCAAAAGTGAGCATGACTGTCGGTCGTGTGTGGTTGAGAAATCCAATTCAGTTTCCGTCAGTAAGCTTGTGAGTGCGGATGACATTCAGTGCAGCAGCAGTATTTGTTTCCCTGTCTGCAAGGAACTAGTGGCTGCTCAAACGATACAAAGTGCATACAGAAGGTTTTTGAACAACAGAAACAGGATAACTGGTGCAATTAAAATCCAGAGCCACTGGCGATGCTATTCAGTACGCAAGTGTTTCATGAAGGAAATTCAGGCTATTGTAGGAATCCAAACATCAATAAGAGTATTCTTGTGCTACCAAGCTTTTCAACGCCACCGACTTGCTGCAGTACTGATTCAGCGAGTTGTCAGAGGATGGCTGGCTAGAAAGAGACTGTTAG GTTCCTCTTCACTGCGAACCTACACAAGACTTTGTGTAGTCGACCAAAGTCAAAAGAGAAAATGTTATCAAAGCCTTGAGTTGAACATTGTGCTAGACTCTGTCATAAGGCTACAAAGATGCTGGAGGAAGTTCCTGCTGCGTCAGTCTGTCAAAACATATGTGATCTCAATTCAGTCTTTTGTCCGTGGCTGGTTGGCACGGAAGCAACTAAACCAAACTTTCCGTTGCATCAACATCATTCAA AGATGGTGGCGAAAGGTTCTTCAAACGAGGAAGCGAGCTGTGATTGTCATTCAGACTCGTTTCCGTGGTTGGGTTGCACGACAAGATGCTATTAGAACTAGAAACTCTATCTGTAACATACAG AGATGGTGGAGAAAGGTTTTGTTCCTTAAATTGAGGAAGCAAGCGGCGTTAGTTATACAGGCTCATTTCCGTGGTTGGATAGCACGACAAGTTGCTTTTAGAACTAGAAAAAGTATTACTATAATACAG TCCTATGTCAAAGCCTACCTTGTGAGGAAGGCTTCGAAGCAAGAAGTTGCACATATAAGATCTAGACTGCAGAAGTCATCTTCACAGGTTGATGATAGTATGCGCCTGATCAACAGACTGGTGTCTGCATTGTCACAACTCCATCGCTGTCGGAGCATACACAGCATtcgtcaaacttgtgcaacattgA GTACTGCTACAGAGTATTCCAAGAAATGCTGCGAGAAGCTGGTCGCTGCTGGTGCTGTAGATATATTGCTAAAGCAAATATATTTGCTGAACCGTGGGATTGCTGACCAGGAGGTCTTGAAGCAAGTGTTCCTTACTCTCAGGAACATTGCTCGATATTCAAATCTTAGACAGGTGTTAGCCAGCACTGCAGAATCTGTTGAAATCATCTTCCAGGAATTACTGAG GAACAAAGCAGACGGATTCTTCATCGCGTCTGATATTCTAAAAAGCCTATGTGAATCCAAGGAAGGCCGTGAAACCGTCCAAGCGCTGAGTCACCTCATCAAAAGGCTGCGCAATCTGGTGCATGACCTGGAAAAGAAGGTAGAGCTTGATAAGAG GAATGGGCGCACCGGAGCCGTGAAGGCGACCAACCTGCGGCGGCTTCGGGAGGCCGCCACACTCTATCATATCCTCACCAGTGGTACTTAA
- the LOC100277921 gene encoding Condensin-2 complex subunit H2 (The RefSeq protein has 1 substitution compared to this genomic sequence), which produces MDGGGEGGSSGGRFPILQANRDPESNWEVDVAKSLEDYLLKICSGEVSGEDGAHSVNFAEAALLLQGSVQVYSRKVEYLYSLLLHALEFLSQKKQEQLENGSAQANQNNPSIIPSEEDDIFIGLDDVPVETRISLDNNVDRDDLQRKIVRPPANLLVFEGDCLDSEASELDSYLLATCDFYGDFLLLDPCDAPAVFDFLQGKHSGKENSVAHQGSAAPSKSQANIFTSPNARSVGTGRKSAPGKVLGGLDPTQENQSSTQETSPDNKHWSDPVEPSFADDVEMHPPDDIEDPVGDYSDDEDPWKPLNPHEPGNLKIRPYRRVKGSPRGVIGISKKKTLKSLFPIAKMVGVVIPEHAKSFEAQQSQEEHYGSQSPPRFEKFLRSFELGEENPNVFGDLKDDNASNTGINFDYDDPDMPNDIDIDLDVPTCPDEIIAITPKGTQDDIDTHENLDDLCRSHLNALLASIAEVEKQSEMDARVSTWKERIEIALEEQDRNPPFDIGSYGEQILDTLSSRTNNTGTASFSEIVSGRPKFEIARTFSALLQLVNGRSVDLDKGKATNELVCYTAENPFHVRLIGPNRRPEMEARFARKRVKSPLQNAGKDGESSLAQHECPNKPLRKNGKIPVKTATRLTPDGKRRRRSSAHLMQPINLESSG; this is translated from the exons ATGGACGGCGGCGGGGAGGGGGGCTCGAGCGGCGGGAGGTTCCCTATTCTGCAGGCGAACAGGGACCCCGAGTCGAATTGGGAGGTGGACGTTGCCAAGAGCCTCGAGGATTACCTGCTCAAGATCTGCTCAGGGGAGGTCTCCGGCGAGGACGGGGCCCACTCTGTCAACTTTGCCGAAG CGGCGTTATTACTCCAAGGATCGGTTCAAGTGTACAGTAGGAAGGTGGAGTACTTGTACTCGTTGGTGCTTCACGCGTTAGAGTTCCTCTCGCAAAAGAA ACAGGAACAACTGGAAAATGGCTCAGCTCAAGCTAATCAAAACAACCCTAGCATTATTCCCAGTGAAGAAGATGATATATTTATTGGGCTAGATGATGTCCCAG TGGAAACAAGAATATCTCTGGATAACAATGTCGATCGAGATGATTTACAAAGAAAAATTGTGAGGCCACCAGCAAACCTACTGGTGTTTGAAGGGGACTGTCTGGATAGTGAAGCAAGCGAGCTAGATTCATATTTG TTAGCAACATGTGATTTTTATGGAGATTTCCTTCTGCTGGATCCTTGTGATGCACCAGCTGTTTTTGACTTTCTGCAAGGAAAACATTCTGGTAAAGAAAATAGTGTGGCTCATCAAGGCAGTGCAGCACCTTCTAAAAGCCAAGCCAATATTTTCACTTCCCCGAATGCAAGATCAGTGGGCACAGGTCGTAAATCAGCCCCTGGAAAAGTCCTAGGAGGTCTAGATCCAACTCAGGAGAACCAATCTTCAACTCAAGAAACCAGTCCAGATAACAAACATTGGTCTGATCCTGTTGAACCTAGCTTTGCTGATGATGTTGAAATGCATCCCCCAGATGATATAGAGGACCCTGTTGGAGATTATTCTGATGACGAGGATCCATGGAAACCTTTGAATCCACATGAACCTGGCAATTTAAAGATTCGGCCTTACAGGAGAG TGAAAGGTTCTCCACGGGGTGTTATTGGCATTTCGAAAAAGAAAACTCTCAAATCACTGTTTCCTATTGCAAAGATGGTTGGTGTCGTCATACCTGAACATGCTAAATCTTTTGAAGCACAGCAGTCTCAGGAGGAACATTATGGTTCCCAATCACCCCCTCGTTTTGAAAAG TTTTTGAGATCATTTGAATTAGGAGAAGAAAATCCCAATGTGTTTGGAGATTTGAAAGATGACAATGCATCCAATACTGGCATTAATTTTGATTATGATGACCCAGACATGCCAAACGACATAGATATTGATCTTGATGTTCCAACATGTCCTGATGAG ATTATTGCTATAACTCCCAAAGGTACACAGGATGACATAGATACACATGAAAACCTCGACGACTTGTGTCGGTCACATCTG AATGCTCTCCTTGCCAGCATTGCTGAGGTTGAAAAGCAGAGTGAGATGGACGCTCGTGTTTCAACATGGAAAGAAAGAATTGAGATTGCCTTGGAAGAGCAG GATAGAAACCCACCTTTTGATATCGGTTCATATGGGGAGCAAATACTTGACACACTTTCATCAAGAACTAACAATACAGGAACTGCATCTTTTAGTGAGATTGTTAGCGGCAGACCAAAGTTTGAGATTGCCAGAACGTTCTCTGCCCTTCTCCAGCTG GTGAACGGCAGAAGTGTTGATCTGGATAAAGGAAAAGCCACGAATGAGTTGGTGTGTTACACAGCAGAGAATCCATTTCATGTAAGGCTTATTGGTCCCAACCGGAGGCCAGAAATGGAGGCACGCTTTGCTCGGAAGAGAGTCAAGTCCCCACTGCAAAATGCAGGCAAAGACGGTGAGTCCTCCCTGGCACAACATGAGTGTCCCAACAAGCCGTTGCGTAAAAATGGCAAGATTCCAGTCAAGACAGCGACCAGGCTGACCCCAGATGGGAAACGAAGGCGAAGGTCATCTGCTCACCTAATGCAGCCGATCAATCTGGAATCCAGCGGATGA
- the LOC100281676 gene encoding mitochondrial protein, translating into MDHLPLTSPAAPAVAASLLPSQGGGRVLDAYKTALATAASAAAYAVMARSMARELLPDELRAAARWCAVFARARFGRGEKERHTIVIRHQFDTGYSENHLFDAARAYVATRIDPRAMRRLCLARSRTKEPDGSGRWNTLLCMEPGGSTVDVFGGVEFTWNCVETGGDDKKGKGGGGRPRESLEVSFDAEHTETALERYIPFVMSTAEQLQLRDRALRIFMNEGRSWHGINHHHPATFDTLAMDPVLKQSVVDDLDRFLKRRDYYRRIGKAWKRGYLLYGPPGTGKSSLVAAMANYLRFNLYDLDLSEVRLNSALQKLLIHMPNKSVLVIEDIDCCFDNAAASRNGLDMDPNYSSGSGSGSDSSDENWAQPRVAPPKARGITLSGLLNFIDGLWSTCGEERIIVFTTNYKDRLDSALLRPGRMDMHVYMGYCGWEAFKTLARNYFLVDDHKMFPEIQELLSAVEVTPAEVSEMLLRSENGDVALGILAEFLREKRRRGRKETKEEKDATEDKDEEEVAEKAA; encoded by the coding sequence ATGGACCACCTGCCGCTGACCTCGCCCGCCGCGCCAGCCGTTGCGGCGTCGCTGCTCCCGTCGCAGGGCGGCGGGAGGGTGCTCGACGCGTACAAGACggcgctggccacggcggcctcgGCCGCGGCGTACGCCGTGATGGCGCGAAGCATGGCGCGGGAGCTGCTGCCCGACGAGCTGCGCGCCGCGGCGCGGTGGTGCGCGGTTTTCGCGCGCGCCCGGTTCGGCCGCGGCGAGAAGGAGCGCCACACCATCGTCATCCGGCACCAGTTCGACACGGGCTACAGCGAGAACCACCTCTTCGACGCGGCGCGCGCGTACGTGGCCACCCGGATCGACCCGCGCGCCATGCGCCGGCTCTGCCTCGCGCGCTCCCGCACCAAGGAGCCCGACGGCAGCGGCAGGTGGAACACGCTCCTGTGCATGGAGCCCGGGGGCTCCACCGTCGACGTCTTCGGCGGCGTCGAGTTTACGTGGAACTGCGTCGAGACCggcggcgacgacaagaagggcaagggcggcggcgggcggccccGCGAGTCCTTGGAAGTGAGCTTCGACGCCGAGCACACCGAGACGGCGTTGGAGCGGTACATTCCCTTCGTCATGTCCACGGCGGAGCAGCTGCAGCTGCGGGACCGCGCGCTTAGGATCTTCATGAACGAGGGGCGCTCGTGGCACGGCATCAACCACCACCACCCGGCCACGTTCGATACGCTCGCCATGGACCCGGTGCTCAAGCAGTCCGTCGTCGACGACCTCGACAGGTTCCTGAAGCGCAGGGACTACTACCGCCGCATCGGCAAGGCGTGGAAGCGCGGTTACCTGCTCTATGGCCCGCCCGGCACCGGCAAATCCAGCCTCGTCGCCGCCATGGCCAACTACCTCCGCTTCAACCTCTACGACCTCGACCTCTCGGAGGTGCGCCTCAACTCGGCGCTGCAGAAGCTGCTCATCCACATGCCCAACAAGTCAGTGCTCGTCATCGAGGACATCGACTGCTGCTTCGACAACGCTGCCGCGTCCAGGAACGGCCTGGACATGGACCCCAACTACTCATCGGGATCGGGATCGGGATCGGATTCCTCGGACGAAAACTGGGCCCAGCCGCGAGTCGCTCCCCCGAAGGCCAGGGGCATCACCCTGTCCGGCCTGCTCAACTTCATCGATGGGCTGTGGTCCACGTGCGGCGAGGAGCGCATTATCGTCTTCACCACCAACTACAAGGACCGCCTGGACTCGGCGCTGCTGCGGCCGGGCCGCATGGACATGCACGTCTACATGGGCTACTGCGGGTGGGAGGCCTTCAAAACTCTGGCCAGAAACTACTTCCTCGTTGACGACCACAAGATGTTCCCGGAGATACAAGAACTTCTCTCGGCGGTGGAGGTGACGCCGGCCGAGGTCTCCGAGATGCTGCTGCGGAGCGAAAACGGTGACGTGGCCCTCGGGATTCTTGCAGAGTTCCTCCGGGAGAAGAGACGGAGGGGGAGAAAAGAAACAAAGGAGGAGAAGGACGCAACAGAGGACAAGGATGAGGAGGAGGTAGCAGAGAAAGCTGCGTAG
- the LOC100277921 gene encoding condensin-2 complex subunit H2 isoform X1, protein MDGGGEGGSSGGRFPILQANRDPESNWEVDVAKSLEDYLLKICSGEVSGEDGAHSVNFAEAALLLQGSVQVYSRKVEYLYSLVLHALEFLSQKKQEQLENGSAQANQNNPSIIPSEEDDIFIGLDDVPVETRISLDNNVDRDDLQRKIVRPPANLLVFEGDCLDSEASELDSYLLATCDFYGDFLLLDPCDAPAVFDFLQGKHSGKENSVAHQGSAAPSKSQANIFTSPNARSVGTGRKSAPGKVLGGLDPTQENQSSTQETSPDNKHWSDPVEPSFADDVEMHPPDDIEDPVGDYSDDEDPWKPLNPHEPGNLKIRPYRRVKGSPRGVIGISKKKTLKSLFPIAKMVGVVIPEHAKSFEAQQSQEEHYGSQSPPRFEKFLRSFELGEENPNVFGDLKDDNASNTGINFDYDDPDMPNDIDIDLDVPTCPDEIIAITPKGTQDDIDTHENLDDLCRSHLNALLASIAEVEKQSEMDARVSTWKERIEIALEEQDRNPPFDIGSYGEQILDTLSSRTNNTGTASFSEIVSGRPKFEIARTFSALLQLPRVCYR, encoded by the exons ATGGACGGCGGCGGGGAGGGGGGCTCGAGCGGCGGGAGGTTCCCTATTCTGCAGGCGAACAGGGACCCCGAGTCGAATTGGGAGGTGGACGTTGCCAAGAGCCTCGAGGATTACCTGCTCAAGATCTGCTCAGGGGAGGTCTCCGGCGAGGACGGGGCCCACTCTGTCAACTTTGCCGAAG CGGCGTTATTACTCCAAGGATCGGTTCAAGTGTACAGTAGGAAGGTGGAGTACTTGTACTCGTTGGTGCTTCACGCGTTAGAGTTCCTCTCGCAAAAGAA ACAGGAACAACTGGAAAATGGCTCAGCTCAAGCTAATCAAAACAACCCTAGCATTATTCCCAGTGAAGAAGATGATATATTTATTGGGCTAGATGATGTCCCAG TGGAAACAAGAATATCTCTGGATAACAATGTCGATCGAGATGATTTACAAAGAAAAATTGTGAGGCCACCAGCAAACCTACTGGTGTTTGAAGGGGACTGTCTGGATAGTGAAGCAAGCGAGCTAGATTCATATTTG TTAGCAACATGTGATTTTTATGGAGATTTCCTTCTGCTGGATCCTTGTGATGCACCAGCTGTTTTTGACTTTCTGCAAGGAAAACATTCTGGTAAAGAAAATAGTGTGGCTCATCAAGGCAGTGCAGCACCTTCTAAAAGCCAAGCCAATATTTTCACTTCCCCGAATGCAAGATCAGTGGGCACAGGTCGTAAATCAGCCCCTGGAAAAGTCCTAGGAGGTCTAGATCCAACTCAGGAGAACCAATCTTCAACTCAAGAAACCAGTCCAGATAACAAACATTGGTCTGATCCTGTTGAACCTAGCTTTGCTGATGATGTTGAAATGCATCCCCCAGATGATATAGAGGACCCTGTTGGAGATTATTCTGATGACGAGGATCCATGGAAACCTTTGAATCCACATGAACCTGGCAATTTAAAGATTCGGCCTTACAGGAGAG TGAAAGGTTCTCCACGGGGTGTTATTGGCATTTCGAAAAAGAAAACTCTCAAATCACTGTTTCCTATTGCAAAGATGGTTGGTGTCGTCATACCTGAACATGCTAAATCTTTTGAAGCACAGCAGTCTCAGGAGGAACATTATGGTTCCCAATCACCCCCTCGTTTTGAAAAG TTTTTGAGATCATTTGAATTAGGAGAAGAAAATCCCAATGTGTTTGGAGATTTGAAAGATGACAATGCATCCAATACTGGCATTAATTTTGATTATGATGACCCAGACATGCCAAACGACATAGATATTGATCTTGATGTTCCAACATGTCCTGATGAG ATTATTGCTATAACTCCCAAAGGTACACAGGATGACATAGATACACATGAAAACCTCGACGACTTGTGTCGGTCACATCTG AATGCTCTCCTTGCCAGCATTGCTGAGGTTGAAAAGCAGAGTGAGATGGACGCTCGTGTTTCAACATGGAAAGAAAGAATTGAGATTGCCTTGGAAGAGCAG GATAGAAACCCACCTTTTGATATCGGTTCATATGGGGAGCAAATACTTGACACACTTTCATCAAGAACTAACAATACAGGAACTGCATCTTTTAGTGAGATTGTTAGCGGCAGACCAAAGTTTGAGATTGCCAGAACGTTCTCTGCCCTTCTCCAGCTG CCACGTGTATGTTACAGGTGA